The Procambarus clarkii isolate CNS0578487 chromosome 24, FALCON_Pclarkii_2.0, whole genome shotgun sequence genome includes a region encoding these proteins:
- the LOC138368095 gene encoding glutamate-rich protein 6B-like, with product MGKEEVMGKEKAMGKEEVMGKEEVMGKEEVMGKEEVMGKEEVMGKEEVMGREEVMGKEEVICKEEVMGKVEVMGKEEVICKEEVMGKEEVMGKIEVMGKEEVICQEEVMGKEEVMDKEEVMGKEEEMDKLKVMGKVEVMSKEEVMGKEKEICQEQVM from the coding sequence ATGGGTAAGGAAGAAGTAATGGGTAAGGAAAAAGCAATGGGTAAGGAAGAAGTAATGGGTAAGGAAGAAGTAATGGGTAAGGAAGAAGTAATGGGTAAGGAAGAAGTAATGGGTAAGGAAGAAGTAATGGGTAAGGAAGAAGTAATGGGTAGAGAAGAAGTAATGGGTAAGGAAGAAGTCATTTGTAAGGAAGAAGTAATGGGTAAGGTAGAAGTAATGGGTAAAGAAGAAGTAATTTGTAAGGAAGAAGTAATGGGTAAGGAAGAAGTAATGGGTAAGATAGAAGTAATGGGTAAGGAAGAAGTAATTTGTCAGGAAGAAGTAATGGGTAAAGAAGAAGTAATGGATAAGGAAGAAGTAATGGGTAAGGAAGAAGAAATGGATAAGCTAAAAGTAATGGGTAAGGTAGAAGTAATGAGTAAGGAAGAAGTAATGGGTAAGGAAAAAGAAATTTGTCAGGAACAAGTAATGTGA